The Streptomyces nigra genome includes the window ACGAAAGCCGCCCGGTCGGCCGCCGAGGCGAAGCGGACCTCGCCGTCCAGCGCGTAGGTGGCCCGCCGCTTGCGGGCCTTGGCGGCCCCGGTGATGAGCGAGCCGACGTCCCGGACGAGCCGGGCGCCGAGCGCCAGCAGCCAGCGGGCGGAGAGCTGGTCGCGGAAGCGGTCCGGGTCGGGCTGTACGGACGCCAGCGCGAGCGGGGAGATCACGTACGACGCGGCGGTCGCGCGCATCAGCCGCTCGGTGACGTTGCCCTTGCGGCGCTCCCCGGCCAGCTCGACCAGGCCGTGCCGCTCCAGGGCCTTCAGGTGGTAGTTCACCTTCTGGCGGGGCAGGTCGACCTTTCCGGCCAGCATGGCGGCCGAGGCGGGCCCGGCCGCCAGCTCGGCGAGCAGCCTGGCCCGGATGGGGTCCAGACAGACGGCTGCGGCCTCGGGGTCCTCGATCACGGTGACGTCCAGCATGCGTCCACCGTCTCACCGAAAATTTTTTTTGTCCAGGCGACCCGATTTTTCGGTGAGACGGCCCCCGGCAGGCTCAGCCGGGGATGAGGCCGAGCGCATGGTCGTACCGGCTGACGGTGCTGCCCTTGAGCCCCGGCCAGGTCTGCACACGCCGCCACAGCCCGGTCGCCGAGCCGATCCCGTCGCCGGGCGCGGCCAGCGCGTCGACATGGGCCTGGGCGGTCTCCCACTCGGCGTAGTTGAGGACCCGGGTGCCGTCGATGGAGAGGTGGAAGTGGGCGGAGACGCCCCCGGGGTGCGGGCGCGGCTCGGCCTCCAGTGCCTCGGCGACGGCGTCCACCCAGGCCCGCCGACGGTCCGGGTCGGGCCCCTCGAACTCGATGTCGACGATCACGACACAGCCGGGCACCCGGGTGTCGCCCGGCCGGACCAGGCTGCGGTAGTGCCGGAAGTGCCCGAGCCCGAGGCGCTCGATCCCGGGGACGGCGGTGTCGATCTCGTCGACCCGCTCCTGACGGTGCGCCTTGACGAAGGCGTCGTAGTCCTGCGGGCTCCGCCACTGCGAGTAGTGCAGCAGGGTGGAGGCGTCGTGCCCGGTGTAGACGTGGTACCCGAGCAGTCCCCCGGCGGGCCAGGGCCGCCGCTCCCACGCCCCGGCGATCGCCTCGACGGCCTCCTTCTGCCGCAGCGGTGTCCCCACCCGCCAGGTGCTGAAGAGGGCGGCGCCGAGGTCGGGACGGGCGGGGTCGGGCTGGTTCTCGGTACGGCGGGTCATGACGGCCTCCGGGTGGTCGTGTACGCGGGCGGTCACCCGCGGACACCACCTTTCGACCTCAAGTTTGATCGAGGTCAAGTGCGGCCGACGACTGGCCAGTTGGACAGGCCCTTCGACGACCCATCAGCACTGCTTACCAATATCTCGTAGACAAATTAAGTGGAGCTACACGATCGCGCCTGCCGACACTACTTCCATGACGACTGCCGACACCCTCGCCGCCGCGCCCTTCGGCCGCGCCCTGTGCGCGATGGTCACCCCGTTCACGGCGGAGCGCGCGCTCGACCTCGACGGCGCCCAGCGTCTCGCGGGGCGGCTGGTGGACGAGGGGTGCGAGGGGCTGGTGCTGTCAGGGACGACCGGCGAGTCGCCGACGACCTCCGACGCCGAGAAGGCGGACCTCATCCGGGCGGTACGGCAGGCCGTGGGCGACCGTGCCTCGATCGTCGCGGGTGTCGGCACCGCCGACACCCGCCACACGGTCGAACTGGCCCTGTCCGCCGAGAAGGCGGGCGCCGACGGTCTGCTGGTGGTCGCCCCCTACTACAGCCGGCCCCCGCAGGACGCCGTGGAGGCGCACTTCCGCGAGGTCGCCGACGCGGCGGGACTGCCGCTCGTCCTCTACGACATCCCCGGCCGCACCGGCACCCGCATCGAACCGGAGACGATGCTGCGGCTCGCCGGGCACCCGAGGATCGTGGCGGTGAAGGACTGCTCGTACGACTTCCTGGGCGCCCAGAAGGTCATCGGCCGCACGGGACTGGCGTACTACGCCGGTTGCGACGAGCACATCCTCGCCCTCCGTGCCGTGGGCGGCACCGGCTATGTCAGTACGGTCGCCAATGTGATCCCGCGTCATCTGCGGTCGGTGCTGGACGCGTTCGAGGCGGGCGACACCCCCGTGTCCGCCCGCCTCCAGCAACGCGCCATCCCGCTCATCGAGCTGATGATGAGCGCCGGACTGCCCGGAGCCGTCACCGCCAAGGCCCTGCTCGGCGCCCTCGGCCTGCCCGGCGGCCCGGTCCGCGCACCGCTGCGGTCCGCCGGCCGGGAGGCGACCGACGGACTGCTGGCGGCGTACGAGGAGCTGACCCGGTAGCTCACCGGCGGGCGAACACCGGTTCCCAGCCCTGCTGTTGCACGTCCTTGTCGGGTTCACGGACGCCGCTGAGGGGGACGACCTTGTCGCTGCCCAGGGTGACCAGGACCAGCCGGGGCCGGTACGGCTCGTCCAGCCCGGTCACCCGCTCCCAGGCGATGAGCCGCTTGTCGTCGGCCCAGGCGAGGAGTTGGGCGCCGCGCACCTTGGCGATCTCCTTGCCGGTGCGGGGGTCGAGGATCGAGGAGTAGCTCCGGCCCGGGGAGCCGTCGAGCTCCCTGGAGAGCCCGAGGGCGGCGAGCCGGCCGTCCGGGGACAGCCGCGCGGGGACGTCCGAGCGCAGATGCTTCTCCCCGGCCGGGGCGGCGGCCTTCTCGCCGTCGAAGGAGTAGAACCGCTGGAGTCCGTCACGGTCGCCGATGTACTGCCCGTACACCAGGTCGCCGGACCGGCTGAACGCGAAGTCCTGACGGGCGTTGATGTCGTTCCCGGGCGGGACGGCGCTCCAGCCGTAGGAGCCCGTCTCCCGCCCGATGTCGAGGACGTAGAAGCCGGACCGGCTCGACCGGCCGTACGCGGAGGTCCACTCCCACACCGGCCCGTCGGGACCGTTCACCTTCTCCTTGGTCCGCAGGTCGGGGTTCTCTTTGTACGTCGTCGCCACGAGCCTGCTCCCGTCGTGGCTGAACGCGAGGCCGCCGACGCCGTGCTGGACCGGGATCCAGCGTTCGACGCGGCCCGACGCCAGGTCGAGCAGGCCGATCCGGTGGGCGGGCAGCCCCCGCTCCAGCACGGCGGCCGTCTTCAGTCCGGGCGCGACGGCGACGTACGACCAGCGGGTGTCCTTCCTGTACGTGCCGGTCTCTTTGTCGAGCAGCCAGTAGGTGCGCTCCATGCTGCCCCGCTTCGCGGACTCGGTGCGCAGCTCGGTGGTGTAGTGGGCGGCGAGCACCGTCTCGCCGGCGCCGATCGCCTGGCGCGGCGGCGACTGGTCCGGGTGGGCCTGGACGCCGTCCTGCCGCAGGCCGACGGCGGGGCGGGTGTCCGGCTCGCCGCCGCCGAGCAGGGGCACGGCGACCGCGATGCCGACCACGGCCGCGGTGGCCGCCGCGACGGAGGCGATCCGGCGGGTGCGGCGGCGCCGGCGGGCCGTGAGCACCCGGTCGGCGAAGCCCGCGTCGACGGGCGGCTGTTCGCCGGCCTGCTCGCGCAGGGAGTGGCGTACCAGGTCCTCGACGTTCACTTAACGCACCTCCATCGGGGAGAAGTCGCGGGACGGCGCCGGCCGGGCGCCGGGCGTGCCGGGCGCCTCGGGGCCGAGGGCGCGGAGCTCGGGGGCGAGGGCGCGCAGCCGGGCGAGCGAGCGGTGGGTGGTGGACCGTACCGTGCCGACCGAGCAGCCGAGGATGCGGGCCACGTCGGCCTCGGGCAGGTCCTCGAAGTAGCGCAGCACCAGGACGGTGCGCTGGCGCGGGGTGAGCCGGGCGAGCGCGCCGCGCATCAGCAGCCGCAGTTCGGCGGCTGCCGAGGTGTCGTCCGGGCCGCTCCCGTGCTCCGGGGGCTCGGCGACGGTGAGTTCGCGCCGGCGCCACTTCAGCCGCCAGCGGCTGATCTGCTGCCGGTACAGGATCTGCCGTACGTACGCCTCGGGTTCGTCGATGCGCTGCCAGCGGCCGGCGGCCTTGATCAGGGCGTTCTGCAGGAGGTCCTCGGCGGCGTGCCGGTCGCCGCCGCTCAGCAGCACCGCGGTCCTCAGCAGCGCGGACGATCTGCTCGCCACGAACTCCCGGAAGCCGTCCTCAGCTTCGGCATCCATCGTCACCTTCTCTTCCCCCCGGACGGACCGGACGTCCGCCCCTCCTGCTCCCTGTGACGCGCGCGGACCCCCGCCGCTATGCCACCCGGCGAAAAAAAGGGGAGGGCCGAAGCCCTCCCCCTCCATCAGCCCGGCTCAGCTCCAGGTGTAGCCGTCGCCCACGAGCAGGAAGTGCTCCAGCACATCCTCCATGGGGTCGTCGACCTGCCCGGTGTTGACCAGCCCGATCCGGGGCCCGTTGTGCGCCCCGTGGTTGCTCTCGTCGGCGTGGGCGTTCCCCGCGGCCAGCCCGCACACGGCGCCCGCGGCCAGCAGTCCCGCTCCGAGCCGCGGCAGCCCGCGCCCCGTCCTCCTCCGTGCCGTCCTCAAACCTCGGCCCTCATCTCATCGGTTCGGCGTCTGATCGGACCCTGTGTCCACCCGTTCATCTGCCTGCCCCGGCCGAAGGTCACGCGAAGTACCTCGTTCGTGCACGTCAGAGGGGCGATGAGAGGGGTCTCAGGCCGAGCGGAGCGCCCCGGTGGGTGACATCCGGCCCGCCCGCAGCGCGGGGTACAGACCGGCCACGGTCCCGGCCAGCACGGACACCGCAGGGCCGGCCACGATCCACGCCGGCGGCACGATGGCGGGCCACTCCTGCACGGCCGCGTACCCCAACACCGCCACGACGCCCGGCGCGGCGCCGGCCGGTCCGCCGAACAGCCCGAGCAGCACCGCCTCGATGAGGAACTGCAGGGTGTTCTGCCCCCGGCGGGCCCCCCGCGCCCACCGGAGGCCCACCCTCGCCGCGCCGTTCCATGCTTCGTTTGCCGCCGGACCCCTTCATGCCCCGTAGCGGCCGGCCTGGCCGTAGGCTCCCTGTAGGGCGAGGCCGTAGCGCAGTGGTCGTCGCGCGCGGTCTCCAAAACCGCGAGGACGCCGGTTCGAATCCGGCCGGTTTCGCCCGTGCCGCTCACCCGCCGCCGACCGTCACCGGAACCGGGGGCCGGTGGACCGAGCCCGTGAGCGCCCTCCCGGGCTCGGCTTGGGGCCGT containing:
- a CDS encoding ArsR/SmtB family transcription factor; amino-acid sequence: MLDVTVIEDPEAAAVCLDPIRARLLAELAAGPASAAMLAGKVDLPRQKVNYHLKALERHGLVELAGERRKGNVTERLMRATAASYVISPLALASVQPDPDRFRDQLSARWLLALGARLVRDVGSLITGAAKARKRRATYALDGEVRFASAADRAAFVEELTAGVSALIRKYDAPGAESGRDHRIVVALHPTLKPTGADGPAPVSGPEPTP
- a CDS encoding antibiotic biosynthesis monooxygenase family protein, which gives rise to MTRRTENQPDPARPDLGAALFSTWRVGTPLRQKEAVEAIAGAWERRPWPAGGLLGYHVYTGHDASTLLHYSQWRSPQDYDAFVKAHRQERVDEIDTAVPGIERLGLGHFRHYRSLVRPGDTRVPGCVVIVDIEFEGPDPDRRRAWVDAVAEALEAEPRPHPGGVSAHFHLSIDGTRVLNYAEWETAQAHVDALAAPGDGIGSATGLWRRVQTWPGLKGSTVSRYDHALGLIPG
- the dapA gene encoding 4-hydroxy-tetrahydrodipicolinate synthase produces the protein MTTADTLAAAPFGRALCAMVTPFTAERALDLDGAQRLAGRLVDEGCEGLVLSGTTGESPTTSDAEKADLIRAVRQAVGDRASIVAGVGTADTRHTVELALSAEKAGADGLLVVAPYYSRPPQDAVEAHFREVADAAGLPLVLYDIPGRTGTRIEPETMLRLAGHPRIVAVKDCSYDFLGAQKVIGRTGLAYYAGCDEHILALRAVGGTGYVSTVANVIPRHLRSVLDAFEAGDTPVSARLQQRAIPLIELMMSAGLPGAVTAKALLGALGLPGGPVRAPLRSAGREATDGLLAAYEELTR
- a CDS encoding SigE family RNA polymerase sigma factor, which produces MDAEAEDGFREFVASRSSALLRTAVLLSGGDRHAAEDLLQNALIKAAGRWQRIDEPEAYVRQILYRQQISRWRLKWRRRELTVAEPPEHGSGPDDTSAAAELRLLMRGALARLTPRQRTVLVLRYFEDLPEADVARILGCSVGTVRSTTHRSLARLRALAPELRALGPEAPGTPGARPAPSRDFSPMEVR
- a CDS encoding ABC transporter permease, which produces MGLRWARGARRGQNTLQFLIEAVLLGLFGGPAGAAPGVVAVLGYAAVQEWPAIVPPAWIVAGPAVSVLAGTVAGLYPALRAGRMSPTGALRSA